TCCTAAAGACCTTCCTTGTACCTTCATAGCTCTTCTAAACCTAATATGAGACAAACAAATGGTAATCCACGTGAATAGTTGAGACAATCCAGAGATTGCTAGCAGCCAGGTGAAAACGTcctcttcctttttagATGAGGCACAGAATGCAATGACACCAAATAATGCACTGACAAGCATAGCAACAGCAGGTCTACCTTCCCTATCTATGTAATCGAAACATTTAGGTGCATTACCTTGTTTTGCTAATGACATCAGAATACGAGAACTGGTATAGAAGGCACTGTTAGCGACGGAAAGAACAGACAGCAGGATGACGGCGTTTATGAAATGAGGAACCACACGAACACCATGAGAGGAGACAGCAATGACGTAGGGCGATGCTTTAGTGGCTGAACCTGCGGCCCCCAGCAATTGATCAGATGTGTAAGGTACAAGGAAGCCAACTAATGTTAAAGATGCCAGGAACACAAACAAAATTCTATAGATCATTTTCTTCGCCGCCGATGGAATAGCCTTTCTTGGATTGGATTGTTCGCTAGCAGTCATAGCCAGCTGTTCACTCATACCAAAGGCAAATGCTGCTGTAACAAATGTGGCAACAATACCTTTGAACCTCTGAATAGGTGTATCACCACGGAAGGCGCCAGGATCACGCCAATATTTACTACCTATGTAACCATCGGTACCTGCACCCCCACAATCAATAATAATTGCGAGAATGAAGAATCCAATTATCATTAGAATTTTAcagcaattgaaaaagaaatctgcCTCTGCATAACCCTTAGCTCCGAAAACATTGATGACAATGATTAATACATAAAAGAtaacaacaaaaacatCTGGGTCGACTTTCACCGTCCAATACTTGATAGTCATGGATGCAGTGACCAATTCCAGGGGACAAACACATAGCCACTGTAAGCAAAAAAGCCAAGCAACAGAAAATCCGAGTGCAGGATCAACCAAAAACAAGGGATATGTATTAAACCCACCAATCAAATCACTGTATATAACCGCTAATTCACCACAAGCCTGAATAATACAGTAAACACAACTACCCATAATAGCATAACCAATGATTAAACCACCCGGACCTGCATTGTTTAAAACTTTGGAATTACCCACCAGCAAACCAGTACCAATACCGGTCCCTAGGGACATCATGACTGTATGACGGGGTTTTATactctttttcaaattttcttgtttctgttcttgttcttgtgGTGCCTGTTTAATTCCATCAACAGTGATGTATGAGCTCTTTCGATTTAATTCATTGTCCAATTGGGAGCTGGAATCATTTGTGAATATAGGAGTAGTCGTATTGGAGTTACTCGAGTCAGAAGAATTTGCATGCGAACCTTCTGCTCTTTTAAACGAGTCAATGAACCTCCGTAAATAGGATGCGTGATTTTCACCTTGGTATTCCATACTttcaatgtttttttccactgtttcttcaaaatattctatCTCATTTTCCGGCTCTATAGAGccaatttccttttcctttggtTGTATTTCCTTCATTTCATAATGGGAAACATTGTCAAGATCGTCACCATTCATATTCATGTTAGAGCTTCCCTCATTGTTCCGCCCATGGTGTCTATTACCAAGCGTCATGATGTGCAATAtttaatattatataagcTTCCTTAGAAATCGATGGTGATTTTCCTGACacaaaaaacataaaacaCTTAACTCTCgactttgaagaaagcaagaaaaaatcatattTAAATCGACAATAATGTGAGAAAAATCGGTTATATATAGGAAATCCCATTCTTTCTTACGTTAAATAGGTGGAGGAAGAAGGGactcaaaaagaaacgcTACTGCACAACCCGAGCCAAACTGACATACGAACACTAAAActtgcttcaaaaaatttttcttgaaagttTCCATTTCATTGTCCGCTCATAGGTGTGCCGCCTTAAAGTCGCCTTTATCTTTAATAGCTGCCGTGCCTTCCAATTTCGCTGCTCATTTGATGCGGCGTTCTTAATTTCATGTTTTCGTGGTCCCAGTGCCggttcttttcattttttactGGCTTTGACGCCGCCTATTGTGCGGTGTGAACCTTCTGAAAGGGTTTTGTGGCTATATGGTGCCGTTTCTAAGGGTACTTAATATATATCACACAATACGGCTATGCCGACCGGCGGCGACATCGTCATAGTGGGGTAGTCATGcgcatttgaaaaaaagaaacgccACGTTAAACAATTACGTAATATTCAAGGAGTGAGTCATCCGGTaatagagaagaaaagaagaacaagaataaGCAAGTCTGTCTTTAGCACGTTCATATCACGTTTTTGCCGCCCATCATCAGGGGGCACGTGATAGTCACGTGCTATCATTACCCAGCTTAATCATCACGCGCCGTTGGAAGGTGTTTAGGAAATAGAGAAAAGCACAACGCTAACAATTAAACTAACGAATAAGCGAATAATCACTATTCgcacattttttttcttatcatcTTCTCCTGACTATCTTTTATTGTTGCCAGTTATATTGTATAGAACACAGGGACTCAGATCAGCTTAATAcgaaaaataataacaagGTACGATGTCGGACACTGAAGTCAATCAAGAAGCCAAGCTAGAAGTTAAGCCAGAGGTCAAGCCAGAGACTCACATCAATTTAAAGGTATCTGATGGGTCTTCAGagatcttcttcaagatcAAGAAGACTACACCTTTGAGAAGGCTGATGGAGGCGTTTGCTAAAAGGCAAGGTAAAGAAATGGACTCTTTGAGATTCCTGTATGACGGTATTAGAATTCAAGCTGACCAGACCCCTGAAGATCTGGACATGGAGGATAACGATATTATTGAAGCCCACAGAGAACAGATCGGTGGTGCAACCTATTAGGGCTGTCATTACTCTAGAAAAGCGAAGcccattgaaaaaagataaatacCATAGTAACGAAAACTAAATAACTCATATTaagtaataaaaatattaatataaGTTTGAAATGAACGCCTCTGTCCATATTCTTCCTCTAGCTGGTGTGGAGCAGGATTTCTTTCGCTATTTGGTGAAACAGTACGCTGGCTTTTGTCCTtagttaaagaaaaaaaactatatcCGTTAAATAATCTagtttgaaagaaagtatCCTATTGCAACCCATCACAAGAGCCTCCAGTCCGCATTCACCATGAACAACATGCTCATATATCGTTCCGTTAGATTCGCAACTCATAACAGCAGGCTTCTATTGCCACCTTTAATTCTCTACAGAAGAATATTAAGGCAACATAAACTGCTTCCTGCCCCTCAGAGAGAAATGGGTGACCAATATGTGCGGAACGAGTTCAAGTTGCACAAAGATATCGATAATCCACTGCATATAGTCGGATTTTTAGCGTCGTGGCAGGATTACCTTCACATGATTTCTAACGGTGAATGGAAAGATGCAACTTTATCCTCGGAAACTCTTGAGAAATTATCTCCTGAGCAAACCGTCCAACTTTATGAATTGATGACTGAAACGCAGAAAGTTCATCAAGATAATGAAATAGAGTCAAGAAAGGACATGAAACGGAACAATAAGGACTAGTTCTTGTCCTGCATTATGCttgtaaataaaatattatatacTATATAGTACACATTCTAAAATAATAAGGACGAAAATTTTACTTCTTCGCAGTAATATCTTTCTCCTGCCATATGATACCAGTGCTGTTTTCCAATGCTTTGTTATTGGAAACCTGTTCTTTATACCATTCCTGTACTTTGACAGGGTCATTTCCATGGACCATGCAAAACTTGAATTTTGATACCTGCTTATCACATGATGTAAAATCTCCATATCTATAATAGTTTCTGAATTGACCTCCGATCGAATAACAACTCGTCAACTGATCAAAGGCCTCTCGGCAACTCATATTGGTTGGATATTTTGCactcatttttctttgatgtCTATGCAACTCTCACCCTCGCTGTAACTGAGCCTTATTCTTGATTGATACCAATACCACATCCAATATCAGTATTATTACTAAGATCCGATATTTCGGCCCCCTTCGCAAAGGGGCCCGCCACGCTTTcttaatgaatttttgtATAAAAAGACCTTGGATGCCAAGGAAAGTTGCTCTCTTATAATGCCGACAATCCGAACTCCAATTCCTAATTGATTCATGGAGActaatttttcctttgacTCAAATTTAattgttattttcattatcacGTTGTTTGCCACAAAAATTATTGCTAAAAGGTTCTTATCTTCTCCCAAAATGGTATCACAAGAAACAGTTTCCCACGTAAAGGATCTGATTGCTCAAAAAGACGTCTTCGTTGCTGCGAAAACATACTGCCCTTACTGTAAAGCCACCTTGTCCACTCTATTTCAAGAATTGAACGTTCCTAAATCTAAGGCTCTTGTTTTAGAATTGGATGAAATGAGCAATGGGTCAGAAATCCAAGACGCCTTGGAAGAAATCTCTGGTCAAAAAACTGTCCCCAACGTATACATTAATGGCAAGCACATTGGTGGTAACAGTGATTTAgaaactttgaagaaaaatggcaAATTAGCAGAAATATTGAAACCGCTCTTTCAATAGATCACTTACGCCAATACTCTTCATAATATCTACTtcaatatatacatacgTACATGTATCTTTTCTATATACCAGAATTGAATACACCTACCAAACTTCTCGCTAGATTTCACACAAGCGTACTTTTGAATGCTGCACGGGCGTTTTGAAACCACTGCGATCCACTAAATTCAGTCTGTGGAACAAGATCcttagttttctttcttcccTTATCGATAACTTTAGAATTGCTATTGTTCGCGTTCATCACGCTAAGAACGTACGACATTGGCACAACTTTGGGTTCATCCTTTTCACGTTTGAACCATTCTCTTATTCTATGTCCCATTGTCTCCAAATCATCAGCACCAATTTGCCTTCTGAAGTTATAGTCTCCTAACTTTAGTATCAAGAGCAACGTATAATATGCATCGTTACCTGCGTTATGCAAAAATGCGTGTGGCATGTGAAATAGTCTTAGTAGTTTACCTAAACTGCTACCCTTCTTACCATAACATATGCTATAGATTTTCCCTGTGTCAAGCATCTTGGCGTGCCTTTCATCCCCTTTGCTCTCTACTGGGTCTGCCGCTTTGGTAAGTTCGTTATCCAGCTCAGGTATATGAACTCCAATTTTCTTTAGCCACCTAATATCCCCTGCTATACTATGGCCGACAAACGCTCTTTCCCAGGTTAAATCTTGCTCTGTCTCACATTTCATATAAAAATTAATCAACGATTGAATGAATTCCACACACTGCTCCAATGGTAGCACGAGACTCTCTCCAAGTAAAAAGCAATCTTTAAAGTCGCATAcaaatttcttgtttcttaATGGTAACGCCTCAGCAACAATTAGGTGATAGCTCCTGATAATCGGCGTCAAAGAATGTATGTTCTCTCTCGGGTCATATATGGAAATACCAATCTCCGTAACAATGTCtgtatcaaattcaaaagcttCTACATCAATAGCAAAACAAATTGTCTTGTTAGATGATAATAGCTTAATTGTGTTACAAAGATATGTGAACTGGGAACTACCAGGTTGGCAATTCATCATAGGTATATGTTCGTTTTTCACGTCATTTACATTTGCCAAATACTGCTTCCTTAGGTTTTTCTCTTCGTCATCCTTTGATGCTTCAGGAATACGCCCGATTTTCTGAACCCATTCGTCGTCGACAACTTTTAGCTTCTTATCCAGTAATTCTGTACTTTTTTCATGGATGGAATGATAATCTGCTTccaatattttcaaatattctCGGATTTCCTCATTTAACTTATCGTTAGAGGAATATGCGATCTTAtgcaaagaataaaaatgtGGAAATTCATTCATCCATGTTTTTCGTCTACCTAGTTTATTCATTAACTTGCTACTTGAACTCTTATATGATCCTACGCCTGCTCTCGTTGAAGGAACCATACCCCTAACTCTGGCTACATTGCGAGTTATCAAAGTTCTGTTCAAACCTTGGGGTTGATGATAATTACGAACTGCTTTGGAATTGAATCTATGTGTAACCATTTTTACTACCGCTTCGTATGCTTTCATATACTTCGGGCAGCTATTCATGCGATGGCTAAAAATCTTTGTAAGAATAACGATATGCTAGGTAAATTACTACTAATCTCGTATCCACTAGTTTTCATAACATTTTTACCAGCGTAGTAGGGATCTATcgaatcaaaatttttcaccgCCAGGAAAAATGATCTCTTCTTACTTTGTgctaatgaaaaataggTAAAAGAGTACTTAGAAAGCAAGAATTACAGACAGACGCAACAGAAACAGTAATAGAAGTTCGCGGATCTCTGTTAGTATCTGTTTGTTTATAACGATTATTTTAAGATAGTGTTTGCGGGATCTAACATATCTTTACCTATAGAAAGGTTGTTGAGAAGGAACGTACAGTAAAGAGATAATTTAGGGTGGCGTTATACAAGCAAGAAAGTCTATATATAGTTAAGATAAAAGAACATTAGTTCAGGCGCTAGAGATGACATCACAAAGTTCTAATGACAACTCTAAAAATTTACTTTTAGTGGCcgataataaaaagaagcaaaCTTCAAGCTTTAAGTTAGCTCCAATACCAACTACATCGCCATGGAAATCGCCCTTACCAAATAGTAGTGTAGTGCGACCCATCGAAGAGCTAAAAGATATATCAAAGGCTTCAAAGCCGAATAAAATGGGTTCAGGCTCAATCAAAGTGATGAGCAATACAAAATGGACTCCAATTACACCATCTGTTACCATTTCAGGATCTAAGGacacaaattcaaaatcagGAAACGATCATAGAAACGTTAAAAGTAATAGAAAGACGAAAAAGCGTGGCAGCAACAATAGCAATATAAGTGAGAAGGTTTTCAACGGTGAAAGCAGTGCTCCCTATGAAATACATACCATTTGTAATGCTAAACCTAAGTATTTCGACACTAATGCTAAAGCAAACACATACTTGAGCTCAGGCACTACTACTGATGTaaataacaagaaaatagCAAATGGTGAAAGCTCGCCTAACGGTAAacaattaaaaaatttccaaaacaAATATAGTAGAACAAGATACAATAACGAAAACCACAGTTCCAGGTACAACAAGATAACTCATTATGATGGTTACTTTTCAAGTAGTCGTCCATCTAAATCTGAGTATATTTCGAATTCCAGTCACTGGTTGAACAATAATACAAGACCTGGGTATAACCAACAAGTATATTTGCGCCCACAACAATATTATAATAACTACAACTACCAGCAACAATTGCAAACACCATATTATTATTCGATGGAACCTATTTTTAAATCAATCGAAAGCATCAAAAACCAAAttgaattttattttagCGAAGAGAACTTGAAAACTGATGATTTTTTAAGATCTAAATTCAACAAAACTAACGATGGATTTGTTCCCATGAGTTTGATAGGGAAATTCTACCGTATGGTAAATTTGTCTCTAGGAGGTGACCCAAATTTAATTCTTGCATCTGTGAAAGAGGTTTTGCacaataaagaaacaaatggTTTAGAAATTGCCTTAGGAAGTATAGATGGTtcccaaaagaaaacagtGGATGAATTTGATCCACTAGAAAACTATTTCATCAGGCGCAAAAATTGGTCTGATTACATTACAGAGAATAGTTTTGATGACAATGACAAAACttacaaatataaaattgaaaaatttttggaacCAGGTGATTTGGATGACTATCATTATATAAGCTACCCAAACTTTTACTCTGGTCATGTGGATGGGAAAAATAACCAGACTTTTGATCAAGGTAAAATGAGCAGAGAGTTTCAACAAAACTTGCAAATGGATGATTAATTGCTGACATTGGagttgttgttttcttttttcactctGTGTATAGTTGACATGTATATACGCAATATGGTTTCAGTTTAAAAATACTAAATAACATTACATTTCATTTCAATTCGTGCttaataattttttatataatagATATATAAGAGATTTATATtgaggaaaaaagaaaacaaacaaaataaagtagtaaaataaaaatactcATGCCACCAGAGCACACAGAGCTGCACCAACACCGGAACCATCTTTAGCTAGACGCAAATGAATCTTACGTTCACCTTCAGTGCCAATTGGACTTAATGCCAAAGCATGTCTTAGCATAGATCTGAACCCAGGGTAGTATTCAATAACATAACCATCGAAACCGATTTCTACCTCACCGTGATATCTTTTGTTCAAGGCGTTCGTCTTGATTAGGATGGCAGCAATTGGCACAGCTGCTAAATATGCGGACCTTCTTGTGATGGAACGGACCAGATTTTGAATTGCTTTACGTTCTTCAAAAGTGGTCGGTAGTCTTAAACTTTGCAAAAACGATAATTCAGTTTCACGCAAGTTCGTGGAatcatcaatttcaatCCTGGAAAGAACTTCACTACATAATTGGAAGGGAGTCTTTAAACGATGAGGTAATTGATCGTAGTTACGGTATTGCCCCAAGATTAACCCTCTTGCATGCAAGTCCACCAGGATATTTCTTAATAACTCCCCCAAGTACATGCCggaaattcttttctcgAAAAGATGGTAACCTGGGTTTGGAGAAAACTTTTGATCGATATCGATGTCGTACTTCGTAGCAGATAAGTGTCTCAATTCATTATCGAAGGACCCCCATTCAATGTTGATACACATTTGGGTCTTTCCTTCATGCAGTAGTCTGGTTCTTAACTCATCTGGTAActtcttgatattttcaatgtCCTCCATGTAACAACCGTTAGTACCGGTACCGAAGATACAACCGATAACAGGCTCGCTGATTTCTCCAGCGCTCGAGGGACGAGCACCTGAAGTGTAGCAATGCGACAAGAAAGTGCCAACCGTGTCGTTGGTCAAAGCCACCACATTGATCATGGAGAGCCCCTGAATGTCCAGTTGCTCTTGGTACAACCTCACCACATCCTTGCCGACCGTATCTTCAATCTTGAAACTTTTTGTCCATCTGATCAAAGTACCGGAACTCAAAGAGGTTTGATCAACAGGATATGAAAAAGTGAACCCCATTTTCAAAGGTTTTATGTTCTCCCCTGTAGACTTCAATAACTCAGGGTGGTGCTTTCTCACAAACGCCCTGGTACGACGCCCCAAGTAGCTAAACAACTCTTCGCTGGTGATTTCCCTGTCATTGAGATATTCTTCCGGGATCTTAGATTTCAACTGTTGCATGTCAAAAGTACCGTCACCGTTCAAAGTCACGGAACACACTCTGAAGTGAGTACCCCCCAAATCAGCAGCCAACAAAACACCACGTTCTGTTCCGTTGGGTAAACTCGTCACATATGTTGGGATCATGGGTAGACCTTTATCTACTGTCTTTTCTTCACCGACGGAAGTGTTGTTCAACCCCTTTTCCATGCATTCGATGAAGTAGGCTGTCAGTTCGTCCAACTTTGCTGCATCGACCTCCAGTGAGGAGCAGATCTCAACGACAGCGTCCTCCAACGCCTCAGCATTGACCTTATGTAAATTTTCAAACgacatttttatatatctatGACTGTGTTTCTGTGCAATCTTTCTTCAGTACACTGATATATATCTATACTTTGTGCttataaagtaaaaaacCAACACAAGAACCCAACACAAGACGAAATATCACACCTACACAGAATCAACTTTATATAATCATGAACACATCGTCCCCCCTGCATCCTCAGCACAATGTGGAACTCGCTCGACCCAATCTTCTTCCTCTGTCTTCCACACACGCACTATCTCACTCTCACTCTCCCCTCTGTCACacacaaaaaaaaactttctggCTGCCCCGCGTTTTTTGTCACTTGATTCTTCGAACAAAGGCGCAGGCAAACTACCCCTGAAGGGCCCACTCAAAAGTACTCGCCGCTGCTCGTTGCAAAACCGCTGTTCGTGACACCCAGAGTAGCGACGCAGCGTGTAGTTCACATTGGTCGGTAAACCCGCTTAAATTAACTACACTGACTCTCCCACTGCCTTTGCACCCAGTAGGAGCCATGAAGATAACATCGGTTACCTTCCAAATGAAGTTCCAGATCGTTTCCACTAATTTCGTTCCGTTACTTTTCGCCCTCGCGGCGGACGTGCAAGCCGACGACGAGGTTTATTTGCATTTCGGCTATCATGAAATATTTGGGCTTGTCGCAAGAGAAGCAAGGCAAAGGCAAAGTGCAAGAGCAAGCGTACTGAAACTGCAATTGCAACCGCGACAGGCACAGCGTGtgaaataagaagaaaataattgTAGAAAGGAAATTATGTTTAGAATAGCTAAGAATCTCGTCCGGACTTTTGAGCAGAGTGTCCAAGACACTCTGGCGCTCTCGCAAGATTCGGGGAACCTGGACGCCTTCTTTCAGTCCATACCACCAAACTTGTTGTCTAGTCAGCTAGCATCACCCGCTGAAGTTATATCTGAAGGTGCTAAGCATACGAACGTGAATGAGACCCTTTCCGGTCTTCGGGTTGTTTGGGTAGACGAAATGCAGTTGCAGCTGCAGTCCTTCTTCGACTATATAGTAGGTTTTAATGATGATCCGGTGCCCGTGGTGAGTAACCAACACGGGTTTTCGTATCCAGATTACGGGCGTATCACATGCATCTTCAACGAGCATTGTGGCCGGACCCTGAAGGTTAACATATGGTCTGCCAAAGGTGGTACGTTCAGAGACGAGTATATCAGTGTAGCGTTGAAGGATAGCGACGATTTGGAAGATGTTTCTTTAAACCACGACGAAAGGAGGTTATCCGGTGGAGAAGCACGCCAGTTCCAGGCACTCGGATTCAAGATACAGTGGACTCCTTTGATAGCTTCCACTTTTACCTACCATATCTTAAACGTGAACATCCCAGGCGGGCCCGCCCAATCGGCTGGACTCATTCCAGATGAGGACTATATCATCGGTTGTCAAGATGGCCTGTTGGCCACTGGAGGAGAGACGCTTTTGCAAGATATTGTTAGGTCAAGAGCAAACTACGATCTGGTCCTTTACGTTTACAACAAAGTGTCCGACTGTGTGCGGCCTATCACCGTACATATAGGCCCCGATGGTAGGCTGGGTTGCAACGTTGGCTACGGGTTCCTTCACAGGATCCCCACAGTCAAACAACGTCCACAACAAGcgcagcagcaacagcagcgTGATGACCTGGTTCCTTTCTCAGCAGAGTCTGAAACAGCTTTTGTCCCATCAGCATTTACTACAGCCCCACCGGTGCTaagcaagaagaaatcaaaaaataaaaaagccACTCAGCCATTGGCAATGGATGAATATTTCAATGAAGGAAGAGACAAGTCGCCAGTTGCTGCAAAACCAGTAGAAACTGATCTCCCTGCCCCACCACCACAAAGGCAACCGCCCTCTAATTAACCTATTCAATTAGCATTTTCAGTTATTCACTAGAAGcttttcatatatatttatatacatgtGTGTACTTTCTTTACCCTTCAAAACATGTAAACGATAAGTGTCAATGTACGAAAATACCgcgaattttttcttttaggCACGCGTGTCCTTTAGTCAAAACAATAGGTATTTTAACAAACTGTAAGttgcaatttttcaacacTTGATATTGAGGTTATATGGCCATCTCTTTCTTACACAAGGCTCGTACTACAACGCCCCGCTCATATACGCCATGCAAGTGACCACAAGATTTATAGTCGCTATAGTCTCAGTTTGCCTATTTGCTTCTTCCACACTGGCGGAGAACAATGCAAGGGCTACGCCAGGATCCGATTTACTCGTCCTAAccgaaaagaaattcaagtCATTCATTGAGTCACATCCTTTAGTCCTTGTCGAATTTTTCGCTCCATGGTGTCTACATTCACAGATCTTGCTGCCCCACTTAGAAGCAGCCGCCTCCGTTTTAAAGGAGCATAATATCCCAGTCGTTCAAGTTGATTGTGAGACCGAAAGCATGCTCTGTCTACAACAAACCATAAATACTTACCCAACTttaaaaatcttcaaaaatggcCGTATTTTTGATGGCCAAATCTATCGCGGTGTCAAGATCACTGATGACATTACCCAGTATATGATACAATTATACGAAGCTTCTGTTATTTATTTAGAatctgaagatgaaatcCGGCcatatttggaaaattccACTCTACCAGTGGTTGTAAACAAAGGATTAACAGCTTTGAATGAAACGTATCAAGAAGTTGCGCTTGATCTTGCTGAAGATTATGTCTTTTTATCTCTTCTAGATTCGAAGGACAAATCATTGTCAATTTACTTACCTAATACTACTGAACCAATCCTGTTTGATGGCAGTGTAGATTCATTAAATGGGGATTCGATTGCTTTAACTCAATGGTTGAGGGTGGTAATTTTGCCTTATTTCACCGACGTCAAGCCTGATCTCTTCCCCAAGTATATTTCTAGTAATTTGCCGTTGGGCTACTTTTTTTACACTTCCAAGGAAGAGTTAGATGATTACACTGATCTTTTCACACAGTTGGGCAAGGAAAATCGTGGCCACATCAATTTTATTGCATTGAATTCTACCGTTTATCCACACCACGTTAAATTCCTAAACATGAGAGAACAGTTCCCATTATTTGCCATTCATAATATGATCAACAATCTGAAATATGGCTTACCACAACTTCCTGAAGAAGAGTATTCAAAACTGGAAGAACCACAGCCACTAGACAGAGATATGATAATCCAGTTGGTAAAAGAGTACCGTGAAGGGACAGCCAAGCCAATCGTCAAGTCAGAAGAGATTCCAAAAGAGCAAAATTCCAATGTTTATAAAATAGTTGGTAAGACACATGACGACATTGTTCATGACAATGATAGGGATGTCCTTGTTAAATATTACGCTACGTGGTGTGTTCACAGTAAGAGGTTTGCGCCTGTTTACGAGGAAATTGCTAATGTCTTAGCATCAGATGAATCTCTCCGTGATAAAATATTGATTGCTCAAGTAGATTCCGGTGCAAACGATATCTTAAGCTTCCCTGTCACGGGATATCCAACTATTGCCTTATATCCTGCAGGCAATAATTCCAAGCCTATTgtcttcaacaaaattaGAAACCTGGAAGATGTGTTTGAGTTCATCAAAGAATCAGGGACACATCATATTGACGGCCAAGCAATTTATAATAAACTTCACAAAGCTGAGGATACCGTGCATGATGAATTGTAATCTATAAATAAAATGGTATATAAAGCGCATCTCTAACATCTGATCATTCGCATCGATTTTGGCTAAAGAACCTTAAGCTTTTTGTAAGTATTGTTGAAATATAATCATGGTTCTGGGTCGTTACCCGTGCGCTTGAGAGAGTTTTGTCTTAACGCCAGCGCATCTGCATATAAACGTCTATATGATGATTCTTTAGCATAGCCtaagaagaagacaaagaaaactcATTTGATATCC
The Saccharomyces mikatae IFO 1815 strain IFO1815 genome assembly, chromosome: 4 genome window above contains:
- the SDH7 gene encoding Sdh7p (similar to Saccharomyces cerevisiae ACN9 (YDR511W); ancestral locus Anc_1.44), producing MNNMLIYRSVRFATHNSRLLLPPLILYRRILRQHKLLPAPQREMGDQYVRNEFKLHKDIDNPLHIVGFLASWQDYLHMISNGEWKDATLSSETLEKLSPEQTVQLYELMTETQKVHQDNEIESRKDMKRNNKD
- the SMT3 gene encoding SUMO family protein SMT3 (similar to Saccharomyces cerevisiae SMT3 (YDR510W); ancestral locus Anc_1.51) → MSDTEVNQEAKLEVKPEVKPETHINLKVSDGSSEIFFKIKKTTPLRRLMEAFAKRQGKEMDSLRFLYDGIRIQADQTPEDLDMEDNDIIEAHREQIGGATY
- the GRX2 gene encoding dithiol glutaredoxin GRX2 (similar to Saccharomyces cerevisiae GRX1 (YCL035C) and GRX2 (YDR513W); ancestral locus Anc_1.38) translates to METNFSFDSNLIVIFIITLFATKIIAKRFLSSPKMVSQETVSHVKDLIAQKDVFVAAKTYCPYCKATLSTLFQELNVPKSKALVLELDEMSNGSEIQDALEEISGQKTVPNVYINGKHIGGNSDLETLKKNGKLAEILKPLFQ
- the EMI1 gene encoding Emi1p (similar to Saccharomyces cerevisiae EMI1 (YDR512C); ancestral locus Anc_1.41), whose protein sequence is MSAKYPTNMSCREAFDQLTSCYSIGGQFRNYYRYGDFTSCDKQVSKFKFCMVHGNDPVKVQEWYKEQVSNNKALENSTGIIWQEKDITAKK
- the GNP1 gene encoding glutamine permease GNP1 (similar to Saccharomyces cerevisiae AGP1 (YCL025C) and GNP1 (YDR508C); ancestral locus Anc_1.50), whose product is MTLGNRHHGRNNEGSSNMNMNGDDLDNVSHYEMKEIQPKEKEIGSIEPENEIEYFEETVEKNIESMEYQGENHASYLRRFIDSFKRAEGSHANSSDSSNSNTTTPIFTNDSSSQLDNELNRKSSYITVDGIKQAPQEQEQKQENLKKSIKPRHTVMMSLGTGIGTGLLVGNSKVLNNAGPGGLIIGYAIMGSCVYCIIQACGELAVIYSDLIGGFNTYPLFLVDPALGFSVAWLFCLQWLCVCPLELVTASMTIKYWTVKVDPDVFVVIFYVLIIVINVFGAKGYAEADFFFNCCKILMIIGFFILAIIIDCGGAGTDGYIGSKYWRDPGAFRGDTPIQRFKGIVATFVTAAFAFGMSEQLAMTASEQSNPRKAIPSAAKKMIYRILFVFLASLTLVGFLVPYTSDQLLGAAGSATKASPYVIAVSSHGVRVVPHFINAVILLSVLSVANSAFYTSSRILMSLAKQGNAPKCFDYIDREGRPAVAMLVSALFGVIAFCASSKKEEDVFTWLLAISGLSQLFTWITICLSHIRFRRAMKVQGRSLGEVGYKSQVGVWGSAYAVLMMMLALIAQFWVAIAPIGGGGKLSAQSFFENYLAMPILIALYIFFKVWKNDWSLFIPANKVDLVSHRNIFDEELLKQEDEEYKERLRNGPYWKRIVDFWC
- the SMKI04G7050 gene encoding uncharacterized protein (similar to Saccharomyces cerevisiae GFD2 (YCL036W) and YDR514C; ancestral locus Anc_1.37), which produces MNSCPKYMKAYEAVVKMVTHRFNSKAVRNYHQPQGLNRTLITRNVARVRGMVPSTRAGVGSYKSSSSKLMNKLGRRKTWMNEFPHFYSLHKIAYSSNDKLNEEIREYLKILEADYHSIHEKSTELLDKKLKVVDDEWVQKIGRIPEASKDDEEKNLRKQYLANVNDVKNEHIPMMNCQPGSSQFTYLCNTIKLLSSNKTICFAIDVEAFEFDTDIVTEIGISIYDPRENIHSLTPIIRSYHLIVAEALPLRNKKFVCDFKDCFLLGESLVLPLEQCVEFIQSLINFYMKCETEQDLTWERAFVGHSIAGDIRWLKKIGVHIPELDNELTKAADPVESKGDERHAKMLDTGKIYSICYGKKGSSLGKLLRLFHMPHAFLHNAGNDAYYTLLLILKLGDYNFRRQIGADDLETMGHRIREWFKREKDEPKVVPMSYVLSVMNANNSNSKVIDKGRKKTKDLVPQTEFSGSQWFQNARAAFKSTLV